From Citricoccus sp. SGAir0253, a single genomic window includes:
- a CDS encoding DUF2516 family protein — protein MNVWALVTSIENWMYVALSVVAVVLEVWALGDCLTRPAQQFERAGQKPKSFWLILTGVAGAVGVLTFLGSINSLGAGFGLFQIAALCVAAVYLAGPRGELKLYGRSGPSHYGY, from the coding sequence ATGAACGTCTGGGCACTGGTCACCTCCATCGAGAACTGGATGTACGTCGCGCTGTCCGTGGTGGCCGTGGTGCTCGAGGTGTGGGCGCTCGGCGACTGCCTGACGCGCCCGGCCCAGCAGTTCGAGCGCGCCGGGCAGAAACCGAAGTCCTTCTGGCTGATCCTGACCGGCGTGGCCGGGGCGGTCGGCGTCCTGACGTTCCTCGGCTCGATCAACAGCCTCGGCGCCGGCTTCGGCCTGTTCCAGATCGCCGCGCTGTGCGTGGCCGCGGTCTACCTCGCCGGCCCGCGCGGCGAGCTGAAGCTGTACGGCCGCAGCGGCCCGTCGCACTACGGCTACTGA